In Neorhizobium sp. NCHU2750, a single genomic region encodes these proteins:
- a CDS encoding ABC transporter ATP-binding protein translates to MDNRTAAGGDDRQVVLSVRDLKVGFGEKLVLDNLNLDIYRGEILGFVGASGTGKSVLMRTVLRLLPHRAGEIKILGVNYEKATDQERMALDTRLGVLFQHGALFSALTVKENIQLPMREYLDLPQSLMDELAYLKLELVGLPPDAADKYPSELSGGMIKRAALARALALDPDLVFLDEPTSGLDPIGAADFDALIAKLRDTLGLTVYMVTHDLDSLFSVCDRIAVLGQKRVLVEGTLQDMFAFDDPWVQSYFRGKRARSVVTNENQPPADVRK, encoded by the coding sequence ATGGACAACAGGACAGCAGCGGGTGGCGACGATCGTCAGGTCGTCCTCTCGGTGCGCGACCTGAAGGTCGGTTTCGGCGAAAAGCTGGTTCTCGACAACCTCAACCTCGATATCTATCGCGGCGAAATTCTCGGTTTCGTCGGTGCATCGGGTACCGGCAAGTCGGTCTTGATGCGCACCGTGCTGCGGCTGCTGCCGCACCGGGCAGGCGAGATCAAGATCCTCGGCGTCAACTACGAGAAGGCGACCGATCAGGAGCGCATGGCGCTCGACACGCGGCTCGGCGTGCTGTTCCAGCATGGTGCGCTCTTCTCGGCGCTGACGGTGAAGGAAAACATCCAGCTGCCGATGCGCGAATATCTCGATTTGCCGCAGTCGCTGATGGACGAACTCGCCTATCTGAAGCTCGAACTTGTCGGCCTGCCGCCGGATGCGGCCGATAAATACCCTTCGGAGCTTTCGGGCGGCATGATCAAGCGTGCAGCGCTTGCCCGTGCGCTAGCGCTCGATCCCGACCTTGTTTTCCTCGACGAGCCGACCTCCGGTCTCGACCCGATCGGCGCTGCCGATTTCGATGCGCTGATTGCCAAGTTGCGCGATACGCTGGGTCTTACCGTCTATATGGTGACCCACGACCTCGACAGTCTGTTTTCGGTCTGTGACCGTATTGCCGTGCTCGGCCAGAAACGGGTATTGGTTGAGGGTACGCTGCAGGATATGTTCGCATTCGATGATCCGTGGGTTCAATCCTATTTCCGAGGAAAGCGGGCGCGCTCCGTCGTGACCAATGAAAACCAGCCGCCGGCAGACGTGAGGAAGTGA
- a CDS encoding UDP-2,3-diacylglucosamine diphosphatase: MASVTGTYETRHFRTLFISDVHLGSKAARTELLLDFLKYHEADTVFLVGDIVDGWRLKRSWFWPQGCNDVVQKLLRKARKGTRIVYIPGNHDEFLRDFPGTHFGGIEVADRAIYEMADGKKYLILHGDEFDVVVRNARLLAYLGDWAYDAAIAINVVLAAVRRRLGMPYWSFSAWAKLQVKHAVNFIGEFQKVVADEARRNKVDGVICGHIHHAVMTDIEGIHYVNTGDWVESCTAIAENMNGELELITWRDIRATAELHALPAPAEAKDMRAA, encoded by the coding sequence ATGGCCTCCGTGACTGGCACGTATGAGACGCGGCATTTCAGGACCCTCTTCATTTCCGATGTACATCTCGGCTCGAAGGCCGCACGCACCGAACTGCTTCTCGATTTCCTCAAATATCACGAAGCGGACACGGTTTTCCTCGTCGGCGACATCGTTGACGGCTGGCGCCTGAAGCGCAGCTGGTTCTGGCCGCAGGGCTGCAACGACGTGGTGCAGAAGCTGCTGCGCAAGGCGCGCAAGGGCACCCGCATCGTCTATATCCCCGGCAATCACGACGAATTCCTGCGCGATTTCCCGGGTACCCATTTCGGCGGTATCGAGGTTGCGGACCGCGCCATCTACGAGATGGCCGACGGCAAGAAATACCTGATCCTGCACGGTGATGAATTCGACGTCGTGGTCCGCAACGCCCGTCTTCTCGCCTATCTCGGCGACTGGGCCTATGATGCCGCGATCGCCATCAACGTCGTGCTCGCCGCGGTGCGCCGCCGTCTCGGCATGCCCTACTGGTCGTTCTCGGCCTGGGCCAAGCTGCAGGTCAAGCATGCCGTCAACTTCATCGGCGAGTTCCAGAAGGTGGTGGCCGATGAAGCCCGCCGCAACAAGGTGGATGGCGTCATCTGCGGCCATATCCATCACGCGGTCATGACCGATATCGAAGGCATCCACTACGTCAATACCGGCGACTGGGTGGAGAGCTGCACGGCAATTGCCGAGAACATGAACGGTGAGCTTGAGCTGATCACCTGGCGCGATATCCGCGCGACCGCCGAGCTTCATGCACTGCCGGCCCCGGCAGAGGCAAAGGACATGCGGGCAGCCTGA
- the bluB gene encoding 5,6-dimethylbenzimidazole synthase: protein MRPELIPELRLPALDESPDTGLVAAGPFSEDERAAVYRAIGTRRDVRDQFLSDPIPDDVLRRLLDAAHAAPSVGFMQPWNFILVRDEKVRHAAWQAFSKANDEAEAMFPQDKRSTYRSLKLEGIRKAPLSICVTCDPDRAGPVVLGRTHNARMDSYSTVCAIQNLWLAARAEGIGVGWVSIFRDEDMHAILGIPEKIEIVAWLCLGYVDALYEEPELAIKGWRQRLPLNDLVFEDAWGRK from the coding sequence ATGCGACCTGAATTGATACCCGAACTGCGACTCCCGGCCCTGGATGAAAGCCCGGATACCGGTCTTGTGGCGGCCGGACCATTTTCCGAAGACGAACGCGCGGCCGTCTACCGCGCCATCGGGACGCGACGTGACGTGCGCGACCAGTTCCTCTCCGACCCTATACCCGATGACGTGTTGAGGCGCCTTCTCGACGCGGCCCATGCAGCGCCGTCGGTCGGCTTCATGCAGCCGTGGAATTTCATCCTCGTTCGCGACGAGAAAGTCAGGCATGCGGCCTGGCAGGCGTTCTCGAAAGCCAATGACGAGGCCGAGGCGATGTTCCCGCAGGACAAGCGCAGTACCTATCGAAGCCTCAAGCTTGAAGGCATTCGCAAGGCGCCGCTGTCGATCTGCGTCACCTGCGATCCCGATCGCGCAGGACCGGTCGTGCTCGGCCGCACCCACAATGCCCGCATGGACAGCTATTCGACCGTCTGCGCCATCCAGAACCTCTGGCTGGCAGCGCGTGCGGAAGGCATCGGTGTCGGCTGGGTCAGCATCTTTCGCGACGAGGACATGCACGCGATCCTCGGCATACCGGAGAAGATCGAGATCGTCGCCTGGCTTTGCCTTGGTTATGTCGACGCGCTTTATGAGGAACCGGAACTCGCGATCAAGGGCTGGCGCCAGCGCCTCCCGCTGAACGATCTTGTCTTCGAGGACGCCTGGGGCCGCAAATAG
- a CDS encoding class I SAM-dependent methyltransferase has product MNADDTSPLMDDIVEREREFHNNRFSQDSDPREFLDKWYRTIKNGADAQDEQVIRLSKNADVMEYGCSDGGLSIDQLRLPRFAKSLSGIDISDVAIAKANDKARLQGHKNSTFYAMDAQNMTFKAESFDLVFGRGIIHHLDLDLCYADVCRVLRPGGRAVFYEPMGHNPVLNLYRARTPEIRTPDEHPLLVADFKLAKKYFSGVSVTYFGLATVLSAVVPGTAGRVGLQLGHAADAVLLNIPFIRRFAWYALITLQK; this is encoded by the coding sequence ATGAACGCAGATGACACCTCACCATTGATGGATGATATCGTCGAGCGGGAACGCGAATTCCATAACAATAGGTTTTCCCAGGATTCTGATCCGCGCGAATTTCTCGACAAGTGGTATAGAACCATCAAAAACGGCGCGGATGCGCAGGATGAACAGGTTATCCGGCTGTCAAAGAACGCCGATGTAATGGAATATGGGTGCTCTGACGGCGGACTTTCTATCGATCAACTCCGCCTGCCGCGTTTTGCAAAATCACTCAGCGGCATCGATATTTCAGACGTCGCAATAGCCAAAGCGAACGATAAAGCGAGGCTCCAAGGCCACAAGAACTCAACGTTTTACGCTATGGACGCGCAAAACATGACGTTTAAGGCAGAGAGTTTTGATTTGGTTTTCGGTCGAGGCATTATCCACCACCTCGATCTGGACCTATGCTACGCGGATGTATGCCGTGTGTTGAGGCCTGGTGGACGAGCGGTATTTTATGAGCCTATGGGGCACAATCCTGTGCTCAATCTTTACCGCGCCAGGACGCCAGAGATCCGAACACCTGATGAGCATCCTCTGCTGGTAGCGGACTTTAAACTCGCGAAGAAGTATTTCTCCGGAGTATCTGTCACATATTTCGGGCTCGCAACAGTGCTCAGCGCCGTGGTTCCGGGTACTGCCGGTCGTGTCGGTTTACAATTGGGACACGCTGCGGACGCAGTATTGCTCAACATTCCATTTATCCGACGATTTGCGTGGTATGCACTGATCACTCTTCAAAAATAA
- the dgcA gene encoding N-acetyl-D-Glu racemase DgcA, translating to MPRHLEATIEAFPIAGSFTISRGSKTTADVVVCTITEGGIAGRGECVPYRRYGETMEGVLAEIKAVSQAIEAGMTRDRLQEGMKPGAARNAVDCALWDLEAKSTRRRVGEMIGMTGREPIITAFTLSLADAATMAADAKKNCARPLLKIKLGTEDDEARMRAVRDSAPESRIIVDANEGWTAHNIERHLDIAKSLGIALIEQPLPAGDDALLSRIERPVPICADESVHSTGDLASLRDRYDAVNIKLDKTGGLTEALRTKTEAKRLGFQIMVGCMVGTSLAMAPAVLLAADTDYADLDGPLLLARDRENGLRYEGSLVYPPEAGLWG from the coding sequence ATGCCCCGTCACCTTGAAGCAACAATCGAGGCCTTCCCCATTGCCGGCAGTTTCACCATCTCGCGGGGCTCGAAAACGACGGCGGACGTCGTCGTCTGCACCATCACGGAAGGCGGCATTGCCGGTCGTGGCGAATGCGTGCCCTATCGTCGTTACGGCGAGACGATGGAAGGCGTATTGGCCGAGATAAAGGCGGTTTCGCAGGCGATCGAGGCCGGAATGACGCGCGATCGGTTGCAGGAAGGGATGAAGCCCGGTGCCGCCCGCAATGCGGTCGATTGCGCTCTCTGGGATCTGGAGGCCAAAAGCACGCGACGGCGGGTCGGCGAGATGATCGGGATGACCGGTCGCGAACCCATCATCACGGCCTTCACATTGTCGTTGGCGGATGCGGCAACCATGGCGGCGGATGCCAAAAAGAACTGTGCACGACCTCTGCTGAAGATCAAGCTGGGCACCGAAGATGACGAAGCGCGCATGCGGGCGGTGCGTGATTCGGCTCCCGAATCGCGAATCATCGTCGATGCCAACGAGGGGTGGACGGCCCACAATATCGAGCGTCACCTCGATATCGCCAAATCCCTCGGCATTGCGTTGATCGAACAGCCGCTACCGGCCGGCGATGATGCGCTGTTGTCGCGCATCGAGCGCCCGGTTCCGATCTGCGCCGATGAAAGCGTCCATTCCACCGGCGACCTCGCGTCGCTTCGCGACCGCTACGATGCCGTCAACATCAAGCTCGACAAGACCGGCGGCCTGACCGAGGCGCTGCGGACGAAGACTGAGGCGAAACGACTGGGCTTTCAAATCATGGTCGGCTGCATGGTCGGAACATCGCTTGCGATGGCACCGGCGGTGCTTCTGGCCGCAGATACGGATTATGCCGATCTCGACGGGCCGCTTCTGCTTGCCCGTGATCGAGAAAACGGGCTTAGATATGAAGGCTCGCTGGTCTATCCGCCGGAAGCCGGCCTGTGGGGCTGA
- a CDS encoding TolB family protein, whose translation MTLRSSVEIYNIRTRQSRIVWQTEELFEAPNWSPDGRYLMLNADGLIYRLSPDGDGVPDRVDTGFANRCNNDHGISPDGTLIAISDKVEFGKSAIYILPAEGGMPKLITENLPSYWHGWSPDGQTVTYCGIRDQVFDIYTIGIDGENETRLTFGEGRNDGPDYSPDGKWIYFNSSRTGRMQIWRVPAEGGEAERITDSAYGDWFPHPSPKGDKIVFVSYDGDVFDHPRDLDVRVRLMDMDGGNVETLFELFGGQGTMNSPNWSPHGDEFAYVRYFPAA comes from the coding sequence GTGACGCTCCGCAGCTCGGTCGAGATCTACAATATCCGCACCCGGCAGAGCCGCATCGTCTGGCAGACGGAAGAGCTGTTCGAGGCACCCAACTGGTCGCCGGACGGACGCTACCTGATGCTCAATGCCGATGGTTTGATCTATCGCCTGTCTCCAGACGGTGATGGCGTGCCGGACCGCGTCGACACCGGCTTTGCCAACCGCTGCAACAACGACCACGGCATATCCCCCGACGGCACCCTGATCGCGATTTCCGACAAGGTCGAGTTCGGCAAATCGGCAATCTATATCCTGCCGGCCGAGGGCGGGATGCCGAAGCTGATCACCGAAAACCTGCCCTCCTACTGGCATGGCTGGTCTCCCGACGGACAGACGGTGACCTATTGCGGCATCCGTGATCAGGTCTTCGATATCTACACGATCGGCATCGATGGTGAGAACGAGACCCGCCTGACCTTCGGCGAGGGCCGCAATGACGGACCGGATTATTCACCGGACGGCAAGTGGATCTATTTCAACTCCAGCCGTACGGGCCGCATGCAGATCTGGCGCGTGCCGGCCGAAGGCGGCGAGGCGGAGCGCATCACCGACAGCGCCTATGGCGACTGGTTCCCGCATCCATCGCCCAAGGGCGACAAGATCGTCTTCGTCTCCTATGACGGCGATGTCTTCGATCATCCGCGCGACCTCGATGTCCGTGTAAGGCTGATGGACATGGATGGCGGCAATGTCGAGACCCTATTCGAGCTTTTCGGCGGGCAGGGCACGATGAACTCGCCGAACTGGTCACCGCACGGTGATGAATTCGCCTATGTCCGTTACTTCCCTGCGGCGTGA
- a CDS encoding MlaE family lipid ABC transporter permease subunit yields MSSSQAKIEAQELPDGAERYILSGDWRNHSISPVLKTLDHLAKTGGKGAVEIDVSGITGIDTAGAWLIRRLMTAKSGEGHEPQVSGGNGTIEELIGAMPETSPAPPPPGPDKRSLFERIFSPPGKLVAEVGSDFYAAMHILGSAVRGAQLKFGRGSGVSPASVVTHIDRMGVRAVPIIVLMSFLIGAIIAQQGAFQLRYFGAEIFVVDLVGILQLREIGVLLTAIMIAGRSGSAITAEIGSMKMREEIDALTVIGLNPIGVLIFPRLVALTIALPLLTIIANFAALYGAAIVAWSYSGITFDTFLSRLHEAVDYTSVASGMIKAPFMALAIGIVAAVEGMKVGGSAESLGQHVTSAVVKSIFAVILMDALFAIFYSSIDF; encoded by the coding sequence GTGAGTTCCAGTCAGGCCAAAATCGAAGCGCAAGAGCTGCCGGATGGCGCGGAGCGCTATATTCTCTCGGGCGACTGGCGCAATCATTCGATCTCGCCGGTGCTGAAGACGCTCGACCATCTGGCCAAGACCGGAGGCAAAGGGGCGGTCGAAATAGACGTCTCGGGCATAACCGGAATAGACACGGCCGGCGCCTGGTTGATTCGCCGCCTGATGACGGCAAAGAGCGGCGAGGGGCATGAACCGCAGGTGTCGGGTGGCAACGGCACGATTGAGGAATTGATCGGTGCGATGCCCGAAACGTCGCCGGCGCCGCCGCCGCCCGGTCCCGACAAGCGAAGCTTGTTCGAACGCATCTTCTCGCCGCCCGGCAAGTTGGTCGCAGAAGTCGGCAGCGATTTCTATGCGGCGATGCACATCCTCGGCTCCGCCGTGCGGGGTGCGCAGCTGAAATTCGGTCGCGGCTCGGGCGTGTCTCCGGCCTCCGTCGTCACCCATATCGACCGCATGGGGGTGAGGGCGGTTCCGATCATCGTGCTGATGTCCTTCCTGATCGGTGCGATCATCGCCCAGCAGGGCGCCTTCCAGCTGCGCTATTTCGGCGCCGAGATCTTCGTCGTCGACCTCGTCGGCATTCTGCAATTGCGCGAAATCGGCGTGCTGTTGACCGCGATCATGATCGCCGGCCGATCGGGCAGCGCCATCACCGCCGAGATCGGATCGATGAAGATGCGGGAGGAAATCGACGCGTTGACGGTCATCGGCCTCAACCCGATCGGCGTATTGATCTTTCCGCGTCTCGTGGCCCTGACGATCGCCCTGCCGCTCCTGACCATCATCGCAAACTTCGCGGCACTCTACGGTGCGGCCATCGTCGCCTGGAGCTATTCTGGCATCACCTTCGACACATTCCTGTCGCGCCTTCACGAAGCGGTCGATTATACGTCGGTGGCTTCCGGCATGATCAAGGCGCCGTTCATGGCGCTGGCCATCGGCATCGTCGCTGCTGTCGAAGGCATGAAGGTCGGCGGCAGCGCCGAATCGCTCGGCCAGCACGTCACCTCCGCGGTGGTGAAGTCGATCTTCGCCGTTATTCTCATGGATGCGCTTTTCGCCATCTTCTATTCCTCGATCGATTTCTGA
- a CDS encoding NADP-dependent malic enzyme, whose protein sequence is MDAHENSKPTPPAGASLDDQALFFHQYPRPGKLEIQATKPLGNQRDLALAYSPGVAAPCLAIRDNPETAADYTARANLVAVVSNGSAVLGLGNIGPLASKPVMEGKAVLFKKFAGIDVFDIEIDAPGIDAMVSTVAALEPTFGGINLEDIKAPECFEVERRLRETMNIPVFHDDQHGTAIIVAAAILNGLELAGKSLTNVKIVTSGAGAAALACLNLLVSLGAKKENIWVHDIEGLVYEGRVELMDEWKSVYVQKSDKRVLADSIDGADVFLGLSAPGVLKPELLVRMAEKPLIMALANPTPEIMPELARQARPDAMICTGRSDFANQVNNVLCFPYIFRGALDCGASTINEEMKMAAVKAIAALAREEVSDVAAKAYSGETPVFGPDYLIPSPFDPRLILRIAPAVARAAAETGVASRPIQDFDAYMDELNRFVWRSGFVMKPIFAAAKASEKKRVIFAEGEDERVLRAAQVLLEEEIAKPILIGRPSVIEARLKRFGIRIRPNVDFSVVNPEDDPRYREYVDDYFALVGRNGINPEAARTIVRTNNTVIGALSVRRGEADALICGVEGRYDRHLRDVKQIIGQRPGACTFAGLSLIISQRGAIFFTDTFVNYNPTAEEIAEITVLAAQEVRRFGIEPKAALISHSNFGSRDSESARKMRAALDIVRDKAPELEVDGEMQGGSALNEILRKRAMPDSTLHGEANLLVFPSLDAASISLGLVRMMMDALHVGPILLGAKMPAHILSATVTSRGVVNMAALAVAEAAQPEPAVLAK, encoded by the coding sequence ATGGACGCGCATGAAAACTCGAAGCCGACCCCGCCGGCCGGTGCCAGCCTTGACGACCAGGCATTGTTCTTCCACCAGTACCCGCGTCCCGGCAAGCTTGAGATTCAGGCCACCAAGCCGCTCGGCAACCAGCGCGACCTGGCGCTTGCCTATTCGCCGGGTGTGGCTGCCCCCTGTCTTGCGATCCGCGACAACCCGGAAACCGCTGCCGATTACACGGCGCGCGCCAATCTCGTCGCGGTCGTCTCCAACGGTTCGGCCGTGCTGGGGCTCGGCAATATCGGCCCGCTCGCGTCCAAGCCGGTAATGGAAGGCAAGGCCGTCCTGTTCAAGAAGTTCGCCGGCATCGATGTGTTCGACATCGAAATCGACGCACCGGGCATCGACGCGATGGTCTCGACCGTCGCAGCGCTTGAGCCGACCTTCGGTGGCATCAATCTCGAGGATATCAAGGCGCCGGAATGTTTCGAGGTCGAGCGCCGGCTGCGCGAGACGATGAACATCCCGGTCTTCCACGACGACCAGCACGGCACGGCAATCATCGTCGCCGCCGCGATCCTCAACGGCCTGGAACTCGCCGGCAAGTCGCTGACCAACGTCAAGATCGTCACCTCGGGTGCCGGTGCGGCTGCGCTCGCCTGTCTCAACCTGCTCGTGTCGCTCGGCGCGAAAAAGGAAAACATCTGGGTCCATGATATCGAAGGCCTCGTCTACGAGGGCCGTGTCGAACTGATGGACGAGTGGAAATCGGTCTATGTGCAGAAGAGCGACAAGCGGGTTCTGGCCGACAGTATCGACGGCGCCGACGTCTTCCTCGGCCTTTCCGCACCGGGCGTGCTGAAGCCTGAACTTCTGGTGCGCATGGCGGAAAAGCCGCTGATCATGGCACTTGCCAACCCGACACCGGAAATCATGCCGGAACTTGCGCGCCAGGCCCGCCCCGACGCGATGATCTGCACCGGTCGCTCCGACTTCGCCAACCAGGTCAACAACGTCCTCTGCTTCCCCTATATCTTCCGCGGCGCGCTCGATTGCGGTGCCAGCACGATCAACGAAGAGATGAAGATGGCTGCGGTCAAGGCGATCGCAGCGCTCGCCCGCGAGGAAGTCTCCGACGTCGCGGCGAAGGCCTATAGCGGTGAAACGCCGGTCTTCGGCCCCGATTACCTGATCCCCTCGCCGTTCGATCCGCGCCTGATCCTCAGGATCGCGCCGGCCGTCGCCCGTGCTGCCGCGGAAACCGGCGTCGCCTCGCGTCCGATCCAGGATTTCGACGCCTATATGGACGAGCTCAACCGCTTCGTCTGGCGTTCCGGCTTCGTGATGAAGCCGATCTTCGCTGCGGCCAAGGCCTCCGAAAAGAAGCGGGTCATCTTTGCGGAAGGCGAAGACGAGCGGGTTCTGCGCGCTGCCCAGGTTCTGCTCGAGGAAGAGATCGCCAAGCCGATCCTGATCGGCCGTCCGTCGGTCATCGAGGCACGCCTGAAGCGTTTCGGCATCCGCATCCGCCCGAATGTCGATTTCAGCGTCGTCAATCCGGAAGACGATCCGCGTTACCGCGAATATGTCGACGACTATTTCGCGCTGGTCGGCCGCAACGGCATCAATCCGGAAGCGGCCCGTACGATCGTGCGCACCAACAACACGGTCATCGGTGCCCTGTCGGTTCGCCGCGGCGAAGCCGATGCGCTGATCTGCGGCGTCGAAGGGCGCTATGACCGGCATCTGCGCGACGTCAAGCAGATCATCGGCCAGCGTCCGGGCGCCTGCACTTTTGCGGGGCTCAGCCTGATCATCTCGCAGCGCGGCGCGATCTTCTTCACCGACACGTTCGTCAACTACAACCCGACGGCCGAAGAGATCGCCGAGATCACGGTTCTCGCAGCGCAGGAAGTGCGTCGTTTCGGTATCGAGCCGAAGGCTGCGCTGATCAGCCATTCGAATTTCGGCTCGCGCGATTCAGAAAGCGCCCGCAAGATGCGCGCCGCTCTCGACATCGTGCGCGACAAGGCTCCGGAACTCGAAGTCGATGGCGAAATGCAGGGCGGCTCGGCGCTCAACGAAATTCTGCGCAAGCGCGCCATGCCGGACAGCACGCTGCATGGCGAGGCCAACCTCTTGGTCTTCCCGAGCCTCGATGCCGCCAGCATCTCGCTCGGCCTAGTGCGGATGATGATGGACGCGCTGCATGTCGGCCCGATCCTGCTCGGTGCCAAGATGCCGGCGCATATCCTGTCGGCCACCGTCACCTCGCGCGGCGTCGTCAACATGGCGGCTCTCGCGGTGGCGGAAGCCGCACAGCCGGAGCCGGCGGTTCTGGCCAAGTAA
- a CDS encoding MFS transporter, producing MSTPATLPAAPAQFQFRCSLAYAAPLSLNGILVPYLPVWLVSCGFTPFQIAAVLAAQVVCRVAVATSTGTLAGMASEPYRILVWSSALSLLSVIGLFVTSNFWVVLAIVGIQAALFAPYAPMVEAIAISGVRRWGFLYGRMRVWGSIGFVVMTLVAGNLSSLIGTNAVPITALVVLVASLAVAFVAPRLGREIMVRPARSAAGPRGLPFRQVHLLLIGASLIQSSHGMFYGFSTIQWQGMGFSNGVIAGLWCIGVMAEICVFFVSGHIARRFSPWTLMRFGCFVGILRWSLFPVGGEAWFYAILQLGHAFSFAFVHLGLQYRLSEAVAEDRQASAQGAYVAYNGAFLALSTLLSGIIYRHLEIYGYYAMVVLALIGLAAITVASGRYPQRSASGE from the coding sequence GTGTCCACGCCTGCAACCCTTCCTGCCGCGCCTGCGCAATTCCAGTTTCGTTGTTCTCTCGCCTACGCAGCGCCCCTGTCGCTGAACGGCATACTCGTTCCCTATCTGCCGGTCTGGCTGGTAAGCTGTGGCTTTACCCCGTTCCAGATCGCTGCGGTCCTGGCTGCCCAGGTCGTCTGTCGGGTCGCGGTCGCGACGAGCACCGGCACGCTCGCCGGCATGGCCAGCGAGCCCTATCGGATCCTGGTCTGGTCCTCAGCCCTGTCGCTGCTGTCGGTCATCGGACTTTTTGTGACCAGCAATTTTTGGGTCGTACTGGCGATCGTCGGCATCCAGGCCGCCTTGTTTGCGCCCTATGCGCCGATGGTCGAGGCAATCGCCATTTCCGGCGTCCGGCGCTGGGGATTTCTCTATGGCCGCATGCGCGTCTGGGGATCGATCGGCTTCGTCGTCATGACGCTCGTTGCCGGCAATCTCTCGTCGCTGATCGGCACCAATGCCGTGCCGATTACAGCCCTTGTCGTGCTTGTCGCATCCCTAGCTGTCGCCTTCGTCGCTCCGCGGCTGGGACGGGAGATCATGGTTCGGCCTGCAAGGAGCGCTGCCGGGCCTCGTGGCCTGCCGTTCAGGCAGGTACATCTGCTCCTGATCGGCGCTTCGCTGATCCAGTCCAGCCATGGCATGTTCTATGGCTTCAGCACCATCCAATGGCAGGGTATGGGCTTCTCCAACGGCGTCATTGCCGGCCTCTGGTGCATCGGGGTGATGGCCGAGATCTGTGTTTTCTTTGTCTCGGGCCATATCGCCAGACGCTTTTCGCCCTGGACGCTGATGCGGTTCGGCTGCTTTGTCGGCATTCTCCGCTGGTCGCTATTTCCGGTCGGCGGGGAGGCATGGTTCTATGCGATCCTGCAGCTCGGCCATGCCTTTTCCTTCGCCTTCGTCCATCTCGGGCTGCAATACCGGCTTTCGGAAGCCGTGGCGGAAGACCGTCAGGCCTCTGCGCAAGGGGCATATGTTGCCTATAACGGTGCATTCCTGGCGCTGTCGACGCTGCTTTCGGGCATCATCTACCGCCATCTGGAGATCTACGGCTACTACGCCATGGTGGTGCTGGCACTGATAGGCCTTGCGGCAATCACGGTTGCCTCCGGGCGCTACCCCCAGAGATCGGCTTCCGGCGAATAG